A region of the Pempheris klunzingeri isolate RE-2024b chromosome 6, fPemKlu1.hap1, whole genome shotgun sequence genome:
AAAGCACTCAAATTGTATCAGATGATGCAGATGCAGTAAGAGTGGAAAAGGGAGTAATTGTCATTTCAGAAGAAGACTCCTGTATGTCTCCCTTAGTGTCGCATGGTACTGGCTGTTCAGAAGaagctgaaaatgaatgtgCAGTGGCTGCCAGACACCAGCAGGAGGAGCCACCTGCTGAAAATAAGGACGAGGACGCCTCAGAGATGGAAATGATGCAGGAAACAGTCCTGTCATCAGAGCCGTTGAAGCCTTGCCAATCAGTTACAGTAACATTATGCGAGAGGCCCTCTGAAACCACTGAGGAGACTGAAGAGAAGGAGGACAAAGATATGGAAGTAGCTGACGTGGATGCCCACTCATCTCAGGGAGATAAGGAcgaggatgctgctgctgtggaaacCAGGcccagtgaggaggagaaaatggaagTCGGCACATTGGATAGAGATGCTCAGCAGGTGGTTGAGGCCCAAGCTGAGTCCATTCAGGTAACGTCCACTCAGCAGCACAAGATCACAGTGGACTCCGACCCTGAACAGCAACCCAAAGATGTCATTATCCAGAGCACAAAAATCATCAGCCTGCTGGAGAGCAGTGAGGACGAAGATGAAGatgctgaagaggaggagagggaagtttctggagaggaggaagagatggatcTGGGGCTCATggcggaggagagaggaggaccttCCAAACGGCCTGAAGCATCTTCATCGGGCGCATCTGTGGGTGGACTGTTTATGATTGACACTCGGCCCGGACAGGAGGCCGATGAACATTACTACAAGGAGAGGccgacagaggaggaggaggaggacgagaaAGCCGAGCAGGAGGATCAAGATGAGGAGTTTGTGGacgaggagggggaggatgacGATGAAGATGCTGACATCCTCTTCTCGAGTAGAAATCCTCTTTTGTAAGTATATGATGGGTGGCAACCTCAGATTGGTTAATTTACAtaagaataaacacacagacgtCAACAGCAATAcaaatatttagtgtttttattgatgCATCTTTAATGCTCATCCATTTAAAGAATAAAGCTGTACATGATATCCCATTAAAGgcatagttcaacattttgggaagaaCATCTACTCACTTTCCTGTAGAGAGGGAGGAGACTCATGCTGGTTTGTTACACATGAAGCTACTGAGccgcttagcttagcataaagacgggAAAGAAGGGCTCTGTCCAAATGTAACAAAacccacctaccagcacctctaagttCACTCAATAACACGGTATATTTCAGCGACTTACTGCAGTCTCCGGTAGTTTCCTGGCGCTGCAGCAAATGTCACTCCGTAACTGTAAATATTGCATTTGTTTGGGGCTCTTTTTAGTGCACACATTTGGTGCTGTTGTgagtatttccagcagcaggacagttTCTGTGGGACTGACTTGAAATCAACTACAGTTCCCGTCACTCATGGTTATAAAGGATCATGTCAGCCagtcatttgtgtgtttctaatAGGTTTTGGGCAATAATGATAGTGGCTACACAGAAAGTACTTGTTATTAGAGGTTTGGgatcacaatttaaaaaaaaaaaacaacagaatatcACCAAGAAGTTTAAGAAGCACACATAGAGCacactcattattattatatattatgattATAACCGTGCAGAGGTGAGAAATGAATCATAACTGCTCTTCCTGAGGAATTTTGCCTGTGCCAATTTGTTTCAGGAAAGAGATGTCCAGCCGTATTGACCCTGGCATCAGAGTGAAGGAGCTCGGCGGTTTATACATCAATTTTGATGGCAGCAAATCAAAACCTGTCCCCAGTTCGCTGCAAAAACTAAAGGAAAAGAAGAGCCAAGATGAGGTAAGTCACTGATTGATTTTCCCCTTTTGAAAGTGATCTGTGATGCAGAATGAATAATCAACTTTATTGTTATGCAAGGACAAGTAAATCCAATAACTCCTGAGATGGTGTTCCTTTTTGACTGTGGCCTTTTATCTCTGAGTAGCAGGGTGTTCATAGTGCCTGGTGCTTTGCAGTGAAGCAGTGTTCATTGTCGTCCACAGGTGATGAAGAAGAGTGTGATGGGACCTGACTTTGAGAAGAAGGACGCAGTGCCTCCATACAGAGAATCCAAACAAGCCTTGAAGCTGAAACACAGAGTAAGTTTTTACAAAGTAATGCTTTGGCTTATAGATTCTCTGTGCTACTATCTGCCAGAGTTATGACGTGTCACTAAAAACACCAACTCAGAGCCAATTCTGTGCCTTAACGGCTCCTATAATGCTTTTTGAGTAATcgaaatatatcttttttttttttctcaggaggagagggagaaatcGACAGGAGATAAATGGTTTAATATGAAAGCTCCCGAGATCACGCAGGAGCTGAAAGGAGACCTCCAAGTCCTGAAGATGAGAGGCTCCATGGATCCAAAGAGGTTCTACAAGAAGAACGACAGAGATGGCTTCCCCAAATATTTCCAGGTCGGTAAAAAAACACGAGCCACCTGCTTCTCAAAtgtcctctttctcttcaaTAATGAGACAAtgtgtttgttatttatttatttatttagaaaacaattaacaagaaacaaaatgtaacatCCCATATGGATTTATACTTTGGATTAGTACCTGGTTTTTGCTTATAGTGCACTACTCACAGAAATTGTTTATGTGTCATCAACATCAAACTGTGTACAGTATTTCAGTGtaactttttatatatatgtgtgcgtgtgttacaGGTTGGTACAGTGGTGGACAGCGCAGTCGACTTCTATCATTCCCGTATTCCcaaaaaggacagaaagagaaccatggtggaggagctgctggctgaCACTGAGTTCAGGCAGTgagttgaaatgaaaaaaaaccacCTATATTTGTACACTGATGTTAAGAGAGTATGTTACACACATCTGGTATACACTCACGCTTTGGTGATGAGATTCAGCAGAAAAATACGATATCACCTTGACATCGCTGATGTCTATCATAGATTCCTTTGTGACCCATCAGATCTTTAGTGGCGCAAAGACAAATAGAGGGCACCAGTTTACAAGTTCTTCACTTGTCATGTGCacaacagtcagtcagtggcaatgaaattcttaaTTGTTAGGCTCTTACAATAAGTATAAAAAGAGATTTTCATATTTACTTTAAAACAAGATGGTGCAAAGGTTAACATATATAAAtagaatgtaaaatatataaaaaatgtaatacatacaatataatTTCTGCTGTCACATTTCTGATCCCATCCATAGTATTTAGAAACTATCAAATACAGtttgtaaccatggtaacctTTATGCTGTGGCTGCATAGTGTTGTGCTGTATGAGGAAAGGAACCAAACCAGTATGTGATAGACCAGGTGAACTGGTGTGGTTCATTTCAGACGAGGGAAGTATAAACCTTTTATATGATGGAGTCTTGCACTTTTTTAAAGCTCCTCTGGTGAGGTCGTCTCCTGTTAAAGCGACTAACTTGCAGTTGTCACATGCTGCAGGAAACAGTGAAGTAATGCTGACTGATTCCCCAAATCTACAGGCACCAACTTTGAAACGCTGCAGACATGTAACATgtactttcctcttttcttaccAGAGCCAACAAAAAGAAGTACCAGAACATTGTGATGGAGAAAGCAGCACAAGGAGCTGGCAGGAGGAACAGGAAGAAGAATAAATTTCGTAAGAAGTGAATGTAAAGACTTGATGTGATGAACACTGACTCTGAGTGGCCTTTCATAGATGCTGATATCATCCAGCTCTTCAGCAGGAGGTGGGTCGTTGTTGAAGACTGGAGCATAAATCATATTCTGGGACTTAAACTACTTAAAACTGAAGTGAGTCCTGCTAATTCAAGACTCTACATCTCTGAAGAGGAGTTTAACCGTATAAATAAGATAATTCAAGTCGATTTGTTAACaatgacattaaaaataatgtgtACATGCTTGTTTACAACTGAAAACACTCTTTTCAATGACGTGTATTTTTT
Encoded here:
- the dnttip2 gene encoding deoxynucleotidyltransferase terminal-interacting protein 2; protein product: MVATRRGVRVYSPVKTNPEQSSDVQATPTSRRTRSTAKRAESPTQHSQEETNSQFEKCEERHQASPPTSSLKRCTRASRLHSPEQPCTPVGSTHEEDTSDIESCCSAVSDIEPPMTRNRGRRRQPRTASQEDEEISEVESCSSAVSALRSTRRSTRRKAVPESLDPAHVETGDVKAGDVKVDFVPVTESCSSVVSESQRVTRSQRKSARTRSSARQQTEDSELSDADSCMSSISTRRATRSSRRTGPIPIHLDEASEGSLSPAPATPRSRAARGKAAATVYVSEPQSCDSEGFESGPSYSRTTRRRAKAQSTGPKTAESDSELTDVHSPMGSQCSTQSKDTPCSSRTGSGNSKRGATVSRYSVKDLSIVLEKAGDPAEEDTSLNDSQLESTVIAEDADCTLLEEDKSQILEEKEGVKSTQIVSDDADAVRVEKGVIVISEEDSCMSPLVSHGTGCSEEAENECAVAARHQQEEPPAENKDEDASEMEMMQETVLSSEPLKPCQSVTVTLCERPSETTEETEEKEDKDMEVADVDAHSSQGDKDEDAAAVETRPSEEEKMEVGTLDRDAQQVVEAQAESIQVTSTQQHKITVDSDPEQQPKDVIIQSTKIISLLESSEDEDEDAEEEEREVSGEEEEMDLGLMAEERGGPSKRPEASSSGASVGGLFMIDTRPGQEADEHYYKERPTEEEEEDEKAEQEDQDEEFVDEEGEDDDEDADILFSSRNPLLKEMSSRIDPGIRVKELGGLYINFDGSKSKPVPSSLQKLKEKKSQDEVMKKSVMGPDFEKKDAVPPYRESKQALKLKHREEREKSTGDKWFNMKAPEITQELKGDLQVLKMRGSMDPKRFYKKNDRDGFPKYFQVGTVVDSAVDFYHSRIPKKDRKRTMVEELLADTEFRQANKKKYQNIVMEKAAQGAGRRNRKKNKFRKK